Below is a genomic region from Ancylomarina subtilis.
AGCAAAAAATCCCTGGCTTTGTGCATCATGGGCTTTCTCCTGACTCCAATGTGCAAACTTATCCTGATCCTCTCTGCTGATTTTAAATTTATCAGCTATATTTTCTGCCGTCTCTATCATCGATTCGGTTCCATACATTTTGTCCAAAGCTGAATTCACAAAGCGCCAGCCTATGGTGGTGTCATAAAATTTCTGCGATCGCGAAAAAGCCGTTGGCGCCTTCCCCATAACAAAAGGAGCACGCGACATACTTTCAATCCCCCCCGCAATAATCAAATCAGCTTCACCTGCTTTTATGGCTCGTGCAGCGCTTCCAATAGCATCCATCCCCGAACCACATAAACGATTGATGGTTGCTCCGGATACCGTTTCGGGATAACCCGCCAGTAATAAAGCCATTCGGGCGATATTTCGATTATCTTCGCCTGCCTGATTGGCACAACCCATCAAAACATCATCAATATCAGACGGAATTATATTGGGGTTTCGTTCCAATAAGGCTTTCAAGGGAATTGCGGCAAGATCATCGGCTCTTACCAAAGACAAAGCACCGCCATACTTGCCTACGGGGGTTCTTACAGCATCGCATATATATACATCAGTCATAGTCTTATTCTTTTATAATTATTGAAGAGAGTCCAATTGTGGTTTAAAGCGTTTAAACATATTTAAAAAGGCCTGGGATAAAATATCAATCTCTTTTTGGGTCATCGCCGTTGAAAACATGCAGGCAAGCGTATTGATCATCATTATTTTTTCCTCATAAAAAAGATAATCCAACATCTCATTGACCAGTACTTTAGCTTCCTGATTTTGATAAGCCTCTCGATAAGTTGTAGGAGCCTTTGATTTTAAATGCAAACGAAACATCGATCCCGCTCCGGTTATAGAAACCGGAACATCCGCAATTTGAATGGCTTCCCTTATTTGAACAATGGCTTTTTGTGTTAATGCATTTAATTTCAACACAGCCTTTTCATCGAAAAGTTCCATAGCAACCCGACCAGCTGTCATACTTACGGGGTTTGCTGAAAAAGTTCCCGAATGAGGAAAAAGAAGTTTGCTTTCTCTTGGATCGAGAACTTTCATAATATCGGAACGACCTGCAAAAGCCCCCACAGGAAAACCGCCACCAATTATTTTACCTAAAGCCGTCAGGTCAGGTTTTACGGTATAGTTTTGTTGTGCGCCAGCATAACTCACACGGAATGTCACCACTTCGTCAAAAGCAAGAAGGGCTCCATTTTTGCGTGTCCATTTATAAATGGCTTCAATAAATTCAGGCTTTCCTGGCATGAGTCCCACACGATGAGGTACCGGATCAACCAAAACACAGGCAATTTCATCAGCGTGTTCATCAAGTATGGCTATGGTTCTTTCAATATCATTGTAGGGATAAACAATAACATCATTTAATGCCCCCTGAGGCGTACCATTGGCGAGAGGAACACTATTCGGATGATTTATATCCCCCCAGTTTGTTGGATTGGCATTTTGACTCACTTCTGCATAATCATAGGTGCCATGATAGGCGCCCTCGGCCTTGGCTATTTTCGCTCGTCCTGTATAAGCACGTGAAGCTTTTATCACGGCCATCACCGCTTCGGTTCCCGAATTGACGAATCGGATTTTCTCAAAGCCCGGCGCCCTGTCGCATAACAATTGAGCATGAAGCACTTCAGCCTCAGTTGCCAGTGTGTATGCCGTTCCTTTCCTAATTTGTTCGATAACAGCATCCACAATCTTGGGATGTGCATGACCATGTATTAATGCAGCCATATTGTTTGCAAAATCCAGTCTCTGAACACCTTCAATATCGGTTACATAACAGCCACTTGCATGACTAATATAATGAGGATAAGGTTCATGAAAAAGCGTATTTCGACTAACACCTCCCGGTATAAACTGACAAGCCTGATTGTATATTTCTTCACTGCTTCGTTTTTGCTTACGAGAAAGAATATGAGGATTATCCATAATTATAAATGAATGAGTTTGACAGAATTTCGCTATTGTTCGTACCGATTGAGTTTGGCATCCGTTATTTTTTGCAAGTCGTCGAAACAAATGCCAGGTGCCATTTCTCTAACATAAAGACCATCTGGCTTGACATCAATAATCGCCAGATTGGTGTAAATGCAATCCACAACGGCCTTTCCTGTTAATGGATAAGTACAGCTTTCAACAATTTTTGATTTGCCCGTTTTTGTTGTGTGCTGCGTGATAACCAATATGGTTTTAACACCAGCAACCAAATCCATCGCCCCACCAACCGAAGGGACTGCACCTGGTTCCCCTGTGGACCAATTGGCAAGATCACCCCTTTGAGACACTTGCAAAGCACCCAGCACACAGATATCAATATGACGGCCTCTAATCATGGTAAAACTATCGGCATGATGAAAGAAGCAGGCCCCTTTTATACTTGTAATGCTCTTTTTCCCTGCATTAATCAATTCCGGATCTTCTTTCCCAACTTCGGGTGCAGGTCCCATTCCAAGCAAACCATTTTCGGTATGATAAATCACCTCTCTACCTTCAGGAACATAGTCTGCAACCAATTCGGGCATACCAATTCCCAAATTCACATAAACGCCATCCGGAATATCCAAGGCCACCTTTTGTGCCATCTCATTCCGATTCCATCCCTTTTTAATCATCTTTAGCTCCATGGGTACCTCCTATCTTCAGCAACAAGTTTGGCTTCATCAGCCGGTTTTGTGATTTCAACAAGCCGTTTGACAAAAATCCCTGGTGTTACCACACATTCCGGATCAATCTCGCCCAGCTCAACAATTTTTCTTGTTTGTACAATCGTCACATCTGCTGCGGTACACATGACGGGGCCAAAATTCCGCGCCGTTTTATTGTAGATTAAATTGCCATAGCGGTCAGCAGCTTCGCATTTCACCAAAGAAAAATCAGCCTTTATTCCATATTCCATCACACAAGTCAAGTCATTAAATATTCGGCTTTCTTTTCCTTCTGCCAAAGGTGTGTTAACCGAAGTGGGTGTATAAAAAGCCGGAATACCTGCTCCTCCTGCTCGTATTCTTTCGGCTAGTGTCCCTTGAGGGACCAGTTCCAATTCAATCTCTCCTTTGGTATACAAATCGGGGAAAACCGTAGAGTTCGCTGTTCTGGGGAAAGAACAAATCATCTTCCTGACGCGTTTGTGTGCAATCAGTGCCGCAAGACCAACCTGCCCGCTTCCGGTATTATTACTGACTATCGTTAGCTCTTTAGCCCCCTGATCAATAAGAGCATGAATGAGTTCAATCGGTGTGCCGGCATTACCAAATCCACCAATCATGATGATGGCTCCATCAAAAATATCTGCGACAGCATCGGCTGCTGATTTTACAATTTTATTTATCATTAGTGGTCTATTAAAATGAAATTGATCAACTTAAAATCATAACTTATTCAGTCTTCTCCCCAAAGCTTCCTGCTTCTCGTTTTCTATCTCGATCAGTTCGTCTTCAAAGAAATGTTTTTCCCCTTCGAAAGGAATGAGTTTTTCAAGCGTGTTTTCCTTCTCATCGTATTTAGCAAGGAAAACCGGATCCATCCATTCCATATTTCTCGATTCGTTGAATTTTAAAGCAAAGACTTTTTGCCCCTGAATATCAAGGGTACCCAGTATAGATATCTTTCCTGCCGATGAGGTCATGGTAATGTATCGTGAAGGTCGATTGATAGAAGGCAATGAACGGTAGATCTTACAGAACACCTTATTTATCTCAGACAAGGGAACCGTAAAATAGTGATGTTCTCCGGTTGGTCGGGCACAATAGATGGAATGGAAACCTACTGAAAGCATCGCAAAGATATTTCCAAGGTCGATCCAGTTTTGTGCAGAACGTTCAATATCCACTTTGCCCTTTTCATCCGTGAATAGACTAATGTGGTTCATCATCGGACTCTGACTCTTTACAACAACACCATATAAGCGCAAACGACGTATGGCAGCAATCGTTGTTGGGTTTAAAACTTCGCGTGGGGTTGAGAAATGCGACATCCAAACCAACTGAACACCATTATCAGTTAAGATTTTAAAGAGCTCCAGAATCTTCTGATAGTCGTGCGTTAAAAACAGATCAGGTTGGTAACTCAATGCTCTCGATCCAATCCTTAAGGTTTTAATATGAATCAGTTCCGGATCTTCAACCAGTGGCATCGCATAGGCTTTGAGTCTTTCGTAGGGCATGTATCCCCCATCACCACCCGTCAACAGCAAATCGGTCACTTCCTTATGCTTCCTCAGGTAATCGTGAACGGGTTTGATATCGATCTGATTAAACATATCCTCGTCTCCTCGTACCTGTGCATGACGAAAACAATAGGTACAAAATGCAAAACAGGACTGAGTCGTTTGATCAAAAATAAGCTGGCATTGCGGGTATTTGTGCTGACTTCCTTCCAGAACAACCAAGTCTCCCTCGTCATTTTCGAACCAGGGTTTGTTTAACTGTTGTTTCCCATCGTGAGGGTTGGTGTTTCTTCTAATATAATCCGTAATTAGACTTTGTCTCTCCTCTTCAGATTTGGCTTCTTTATAAGCCTTAAGGGTTTGAGGGTTCATCATCCCCGGCTGTGGAAAAACGAGCTGAAAAAGAGAATCCTGTTCATAGTTTTTCCAATTAATGGCATTCAATACAAATTGGGTTGCTAAAAAACGATAAACCTGAATAAAAAGTTCACGTTCCAGTTTATACCCTATATCAATACCATGGTGATTGAGTATGTCAACAATTTCACGAAAGCCATTTAATCCCGCATAATGTTTTTGGGTCTTAAACATGAGCTCCCGCGACTCCATTATCGCCGAATGATTGGGATAGTTGGCATGCAGACGATTCAACAGGCCCAGAGGCAACAGGTTTTCTTTTTCAATAATCGAAGAGCTCTCATTACTGAAGTGTTGTCTCTCCAAAATGCTTTTCAAAGTATTTTCCATAATCCATGCCCTTCTTTAGATTCGAAGTCTCTTAAATTTATGAAAATCAGATACACAAAGCAACTTTAAAAGAACTTCTTTATGATCAAAGCACACAAAAGCATCTCACATGATACGGGAAAGACACACATCTATAAGTAAAGAGAAGAATTTCTTTGAAGAGGATATAGCCCCGATTTACTCTCATAAAAAAAAGTGTAGCCTCAGGACCACACTTTTTATACACTAATATAGTGTTCTTATTTTATTTTTTCTGACAATCCTCTATCGGACATCAATTCACTTCAAAAACAAAGGGTTCAACCTGAACATCTTCAGGTAAATTCTTAAACATACTTTTGTCCAGTTTAAAAATCCCCGCTTTTTTCAGAATGATGTTTAATGTTATTTGCTTTGTCCACTCACCATTTACAATTTGTGTTGAACTGGCACGGCCTACAACCTGAAAAATATCGGTCTGCTTTAGCTCTATAGAATAATCTGAAAATGAGTGATTGGTTAATTTAATTTCAGCCTCCCCTTCCAACCTGCAGGTCTTAGGCATAAGGATTTTGACACATTCCATTTGACGCTCAATCCCATAAATACGAACAACATTTGATATGAATTCCCGACCAAGCATCTTGATTTTATAGGGACCAAAGCTATTCGATCCCAAAGCGGTCGGTTTCACCGAGATAAAAGTCGAAAAGTTATTCCCAACATGGTTGGGATTGAATATCGCTCTAAGAGTTTGCGACATGGATGCCCCTTCTTCTTGTTCCAGAGCCTCACATTCAATACCTTCAAGAACAAACCTCAACTTAACCTGATCACCTATAACTACTGTATCCTTAACTGCCTGAACAACAAACTTCACATCATTTTGTCCGTAAACCATTGGAATAAAACAGAAGGATAATACAACAATTAATACGCTTTTCATATCCGTTTTTTATTTGATTATCATTTTCACGCTATCCTATTATTTTCAGATCAGCTAGTCTATCAATAATAAGCATATGCAGATCAATTAAACCACAAACAAAGTTTTTACATCCCGCTTTTCTTTGAATAACAGACAACCATTCTGCTTTTTGTAATTCTAAATCGGTTTTATAGGCTGCAGAATAGATATTGTACTCTAAAAATGCCTCTTGAATCTCTTTCGTTAATAATCTCTTCAGTAAATCCGGCTGAGAGCTTTTAATCAGGTAACGCTTATCGAAAGCGTAAGAATCAACTTCAATTTCGGGTTCACCAAATTTCTTAAAAATCCTTTCAATAAAATCCTCCCAGCTAAGAAGCATGTCAAAATCAAGCCTTGATCTAAAATCCATTTGAAACTTCATCGGTCTGGTATCTGAAACAGAAATATGAATGGTCCATTTTTTATATGGGATCCTAATTTGATGAATCTCTAGCTCACAACCCGAATTGAATTTAATCTTAAACTCCCCATTATAGAGTTTAGCAACCTCTTTCCACATATCACGTTTCGGGAAATTATCGGTATAGCCATAGGATGGTGACTGTAAGATCTCTTGAAGCAAGCTCTTTTCATCTTTTTCTTCTTTCATTTTATAACTTATTGGTTCTTTAATTCGTACCCAAAGAACTTATCTGCTCTTTTATCCAAACCGACATATCATTCAAAACCTCTTCAGAAATGGTTTCTTCGATTGCCTCAACTTCGTCGAGATATCCGGTATGGCAATGCTGAAAGAAATGATTCAGATTTGGGTAAGATTTGATTTTGTAATTGGTTTTTCCACTCGCATTAAAGATGCGTTTAAAACCACTTAAGTTTAAATCAGCTAAAACCTGCGTATCCTTTTCTCCATTAAGAACCAAGAAGGGAGCTTTCACCTTAGGCAGATATTCTGATGGTTTATAAGCAATGAAATAACGAAACCAGGGGATCATCATCATCTTATAACGCGCTAATGCAGGTTTCGTATCAATGGTTTCAAAACCATCTACCGTCTTCATGTCAAAATAGTCCTTTACTTCAGCATCCTGATTTGCAATCCAGGGACCAATCAAAGCTTGCTTAATACTAAGCTCAGCCCGCTTGTCATCCTCCTGGTGCATGATAATATTCAGGGCTCTCTTCTCGAAAGAGATAATACTGTCAACCGTTACAGTAGGCAGACTGCGTATTAAGGATTTCTTTATTTGTGAACTGATAATTCGATCGCCGGATACACCCACTCCAGCCAGGGAAACGATAAAAGCCAAATCGTTCCGTTTCGATCCAATAATAGACGCAATCAGACCGCCTTCGCTGTGACCGATCAAACCAATATTCTGCAAATCCACATCGGATCTGCTTTGCAAATACTTAATTCCCGCAACAACATCCATAGCAAAATCATAAGATGTGGCATTTTTCAATGTCTCCCGACCTGTGCTGGCGCCCACACCTCTGTCATCTACTCGCAATACAGCAATTCCTTGTCGGGTGAGATAATCAGCAATCACTAAAAAGGGTTTATGTCCCATTATGGACTCATCTCTATCCTGCTGTCCGCTACCTGTAATCAAAATAGCCACAGGATGTTTACCTGCTTTTTTAGGAATCGTCAGCGTCCCTGCCAATTGTATACTTTTATCAAAATTGAAATAAGATACCGCCTCTTGTTTATAAGTTAGAGGTCCTCGGGGATTCTGAGGTCTTTTAAGTTCGATTTTCTTTCTCAGTTTCAAAGGAAAGCTTTGACCCGACTGCAACCAATTGCCTTCAATCAAAGTATCGCCCTGATATTCGCCAATAAACTGCGCATGAAGCATACCCGAAAACGAAATCCGAAGGCTATCACCCTCAATCATGCATTCAGAGGATACGTAATCCTTCAGCCCTTGCATGGGCACATCAAGCAGACAGGTATCCTGATCGAGTTTAAAAATTAATTTCAGCTCAAAACCTTGAACGAGCAAAGCGCCCTCCCATTTTGCAGGTTCCCTTTTTGTTGATGCCAGACTCGAAATTGAAAAGCTAAGGACTAATGTTATAAAAATAAGCAGCTGTTTCATCTTTTGTTTCTTTGTTCTACCTGTCCCGACCGACAGGTTTATATTTTGTTATTGAATCTTATTCTTTAAATGCCGACCACTTTTCTCCACCTCTTGGTTTCTGAACGGAGACAATTAACTCCAACACCACCCCGCCAAGCAGAGCTTGGCACCCCTCCTCTGCCGGAGGGGAAACTTATTGACAGCTCCAAATTTTTCTCCTCTTGGTTACAAAGGAAACAATCAACTCTACAGCTTCATTATAAAGACAAGCCTTTCCCCTCCTTTACAAGGAGGAGTACCCGAACGCGTTCGGGGAGGTGGTTCAACTTTAAACTCCAATGACTATTTGAACAGATGATTCGTTTTACGATTCACATTTCGATTTTGTATTCGTATCACCACATAATTTCCCAATGCGGCTATTGATGTTCCAATGATGGTATAATAAATATTGATATCAACCTTCATCAACGAATACATTTCCAGTCCTCGCATAACAATCAATATAATTATGGAGACGATAAAATACCACAAGTTTAATTTCTTGTTCATACTAATCCTTTTTTATCTTAAAATCAATTAAGCTTGCTTTGGCTTCTTCCTAAACAAGGTTACTATTAAAATACCAAATCCAGCCCCATACAATATTCCGTTATAGAGATCAACAAGTTCCATATCAAGACGATCATGATCACCGTCCTTTAAAATACTGATTAATACAGCGGACATGACTAATAGGCATGCTACGATTATTGTATTTCTTTTACTCATCTCTTTTTATTTTGAGAGATGTTAATTGGTTCTGTTCTAACTTGATTATTTACATTTCGTAAAATATTCCCCAAAAAGATTCCAATTCCTGAACCCAGAAATGCACCATAAAGAAAATTTATTAATTCACCATCCAATAGGGTATTCCCATCAATTCTTAGAATTTCAATCAAGAGCGATACTCCAATCAGAACTGCCGAAACAAAAAGTGCTTTCTTTTTAGTCATTCCTCAATTATTTATAATTCTTTATTCAAATAGAATAGATCCCCGTATCAGGATTCAGGCTGTATTCAGCATTATCTATTTCTATTTTCTTATATCTGGTAAATGAACAACAGTCTTCACTGAGTCTTTCAGCATCCACATATAAATCGAATATGTTTTCAGAGCCGATATTTATTCTGTAATTCACAATTTCGGTTTGCCAGCCAATTGTATATATTTCAATCAAATTGATGTTATTTTCATCTATAAAATTGAATTCAACCCGATGGTCTGAGGCATCTAAAATTTCAATATCATCAGGCTTGAACCTACCACTTGTAAACACATTTTCACCTGTACCCTTATCAGTCAGGTTAAATGCAAAATAATTGGGAGGCGTAAAACAGGCTCCACATTCTTCTTCATAAGAACAAGCTGTCATCATGAAAATGATAAGAATTAAAAAGGAGATCATTCGATTTTTCATGGCTCTATTATTTAAGTCAATGTATTATTTCAATCAAATTAACAACACTCTGTCAAACATCTCAATTCATCAGGAGGGGATAATGATTTGTACCATCCCGTCAAGCAGAGCTTGCCACCCCTCCTCTGCGGGAGGGGAAACTTATTAGCCGTTCTAAGTTCTTTCTCCTCTTGATTCCCTAATGGAGACAATCAACTCTACAGCTTCATTATAAAAACAAGCCTTTCTCATCCTTTACAAGGAGGAGTACCCGAACGCGTTCGGGGGAGGTGGTTCTAACTCACCGCTTTTCTTCTCCTACTCAGATTTAACATGAAAATAGCTCCATAGATTAAAACCTAAGCCAAACACTTTTATCCTGTGAATCAAGACTATTTTCAAACTGAATAATCAGAATCAACGGATTCATCTTCTTTCTTCCATGCAAGGAGACATATACCTCCCCAAATAATAAGAACAAGGAAAATTCCAACAAACAATAAACTCTCAGCCTCATCCATAGACAAACCCATAATTACGAAAAGGTACAGAGCCCACAACGAATCAAGCACAAGCTGACCAAGCCAGTAAGCTATTTTGCCTTTTCTACTTAATCTTTTTAAGAACAACTTATCTAACATGATAATATATTTAAATTAATCGTACTCATAGAATCACAACTCACCAAATTTATGAAAATTAGAAAGCAAACAATAAATCAGGATAAAGTAAAACTCAAGTCATACATAAAATAGAATAAATCTATACAATTATACTTCGACAAGATCTCAACTACACTCGATATGGCAGCTTGGTAACCGTACTCGATGCAATGGCTCAATAGTTCACTCATGCTCTATTCAGTCTTTTCTATCTCTTGAAAGCTAAATCTTTTATGGATATAAAACTAAAGGACGGGCTGAGGAAGCAGAAAAGGAAACGATTTCTCCTCTTGTTGCAAGTCCAAAGTCTACTTTAAGCCCCTTCGGGGTTTGGGGTCTATGTTTAACGCCTGGCATAAAAAAGCTGTGGCACTCCTACCACAGCTTAGTCCTGACTTCTTTAAAATTCAAGCTTTCGTAGAGCTTAAGCTTAATGTTTTACAAAAAACATATTTGCTTTATGCAACAGTTGCAAATAAGACGTCCTGTTTTTGTTTTATTTTCTTACAAGACATCTATTTTATAAATACTGAATTATATTTAAAACACTCACTCATATTTGCTATGTACCAGCCTTGTTTATTCATAATTTCTTTAAAAATATCAAAACTCCAATTCTGTGAACAATAAGGTTCCTGATTCCAATTTTCACATACTTTGTAACTAGTTTTATAGGCGGGATACGCTTCTTCCATTGAATCTGAATCGTGGTTAATCAGAACACAAAGTGTAGGGTGCTTTGTATTCGATGAAGTAAGCGAGAACATGTCAAAATCATTGACCGTATTACCAAAAGCAAGTATCGGCTTTTTGCCTATACGGTTGTATATATTAATCGCTTTACCTGATGATACATTTGAAAGAAAATTTTCAGAATCAATATAGAACTCGGGACCTTTGCCTTTTAAATGGGTAATGGTTTTGTATTTTTGTAGTGACCCAATAATGTGAGATGGAGGCAATTGATTGAGTGTTTCTACATTTTTCACAATCCCCCAAATAAACTGTTGTGATGAGCCTGAAACAATATAGATCTGAAATTTATTCACTAGCAAATAGTGAATGAGTTCGATCATAGGTTGGTAAAACTGCTTACTCAACACCCGATCTTCCGGATTTTCTTTTGGTATGCAGGAATTGACAATGGTCCTGGTATTTCTGGTCGTTAAAGCGACAATTGAATCAGAAACAATGCTACCGGGTAAATATCCATTAAAGGCATTGAGGACTGCACCCTGCAGTTGTTTGACACTATCACTACAGTTGGGAATTCGTCCAAATGCAAGGTCATATGCAAAATACAGTTCCATTGAAAAAGGACGTTCACAGGCAAGCGTTCCATCCATATCAAATACAGCAATTCGATCGTCTTCAGGTACAGCATCAGAACCTGAGCCCGTAACTTTTTTCACATAATCCACAAGGATATTTATTGAAAACGTCGTATCAATCCTGGTCTCATTCCACGAAGAAAGATATTTCTTTATTGTTTTTTTATTTTCACTATGTCCAGGGTTTGAACTACTGACAAGTGTTGAAATAGCAATAAGAACAAAAAGAATATTTTTTTTCATAATTCCGAATTTTAGTGAACTATTGTTTAATTGTAATTTAAAACGCAACAACAAATTAAGCTGCATACCTAGAACAGGTCATTAAGATTCCCTTTCTTTTGTTTATATTATTCACACTCTCTTTTTCACTTTCGAACAGACATTATTGAAAGTCAGCAGCTTTTTCTTTCTTATCGTCTGATGTATTTTGCAAGCCGCTAATTTTATCGAAAGTTGATATAAACTCTGGTTCTATTTTTTCCCATCTGGCTAAGGCCTCAGGGTATCCCAAATTTAAATAGAAACAATGTTCCTTAGCTAAACCAGCCCCCCCGCTATTATCCGA
It encodes:
- the pcaF gene encoding 3-oxoadipyl-CoA thiolase encodes the protein MTDVYICDAVRTPVGKYGGALSLVRADDLAAIPLKALLERNPNIIPSDIDDVLMGCANQAGEDNRNIARMALLLAGYPETVSGATINRLCGSGMDAIGSAARAIKAGEADLIIAGGIESMSRAPFVMGKAPTAFSRSQKFYDTTIGWRFVNSALDKMYGTESMIETAENIADKFKISREDQDKFAHWSQEKAHDAQSQGFFAEEIIPVRIPQRKGEPLIVDQDEHPRLSSLEKLASLKTLIRENGNITAGNASGVNDGAAALIIASEKAVKKYGLQAQAKILGMKPAGVLPRIMGMGPVPATQKLLKYLGLKLDDMDIIELNEAFAVQALACIRELGLDDYDSRINPLGGAIALGHPLGMSGARIVTSAFYQLQRSNSKKALCTMCIGVGQGIALVLEKV
- a CDS encoding aspartate aminotransferase family protein — encoded protein: MDNPHILSRKQKRSSEEIYNQACQFIPGGVSRNTLFHEPYPHYISHASGCYVTDIEGVQRLDFANNMAALIHGHAHPKIVDAVIEQIRKGTAYTLATEAEVLHAQLLCDRAPGFEKIRFVNSGTEAVMAVIKASRAYTGRAKIAKAEGAYHGTYDYAEVSQNANPTNWGDINHPNSVPLANGTPQGALNDVIVYPYNDIERTIAILDEHADEIACVLVDPVPHRVGLMPGKPEFIEAIYKWTRKNGALLAFDEVVTFRVSYAGAQQNYTVKPDLTALGKIIGGGFPVGAFAGRSDIMKVLDPRESKLLFPHSGTFSANPVSMTAGRVAMELFDEKAVLKLNALTQKAIVQIREAIQIADVPVSITGAGSMFRLHLKSKAPTTYREAYQNQEAKVLVNEMLDYLFYEEKIMMINTLACMFSTAMTQKEIDILSQAFLNMFKRFKPQLDSLQ
- a CDS encoding 3-oxoacid CoA-transferase subunit B, translated to MIKKGWNRNEMAQKVALDIPDGVYVNLGIGMPELVADYVPEGREVIYHTENGLLGMGPAPEVGKEDPELINAGKKSITSIKGACFFHHADSFTMIRGRHIDICVLGALQVSQRGDLANWSTGEPGAVPSVGGAMDLVAGVKTILVITQHTTKTGKSKIVESCTYPLTGKAVVDCIYTNLAIIDVKPDGLYVREMAPGICFDDLQKITDAKLNRYEQ
- a CDS encoding 3-oxoacid CoA-transferase subunit A, giving the protein MINKIVKSAADAVADIFDGAIIMIGGFGNAGTPIELIHALIDQGAKELTIVSNNTGSGQVGLAALIAHKRVRKMICSFPRTANSTVFPDLYTKGEIELELVPQGTLAERIRAGGAGIPAFYTPTSVNTPLAEGKESRIFNDLTCVMEYGIKADFSLVKCEAADRYGNLIYNKTARNFGPVMCTAADVTIVQTRKIVELGEIDPECVVTPGIFVKRLVEITKPADEAKLVAEDRRYPWS
- a CDS encoding alpha/beta hydrolase family protein; this encodes MKQLLIFITLVLSFSISSLASTKREPAKWEGALLVQGFELKLIFKLDQDTCLLDVPMQGLKDYVSSECMIEGDSLRISFSGMLHAQFIGEYQGDTLIEGNWLQSGQSFPLKLRKKIELKRPQNPRGPLTYKQEAVSYFNFDKSIQLAGTLTIPKKAGKHPVAILITGSGQQDRDESIMGHKPFLVIADYLTRQGIAVLRVDDRGVGASTGRETLKNATSYDFAMDVVAGIKYLQSRSDVDLQNIGLIGHSEGGLIASIIGSKRNDLAFIVSLAGVGVSGDRIISSQIKKSLIRSLPTVTVDSIISFEKRALNIIMHQEDDKRAELSIKQALIGPWIANQDAEVKDYFDMKTVDGFETIDTKPALARYKMMMIPWFRYFIAYKPSEYLPKVKAPFLVLNGEKDTQVLADLNLSGFKRIFNASGKTNYKIKSYPNLNHFFQHCHTGYLDEVEAIEETISEEVLNDMSVWIKEQISSLGTN